In one Armatimonadota bacterium genomic region, the following are encoded:
- a CDS encoding methyltransferase domain-containing protein yields MASFGPIAPHYDLLMANVPYDMWAGYYRLLLTRHELDPDTLLDVCCGTGTLAELLTEAGYRVTGFDLSAPMVEEARKKALRQGLDIRYHVADATDFNLGESFQGAYSFFDSLNYITCLEGLQAATRCVAAHLEPGGSFVFDVNTPYAFEQHMFDQEDQRKRALIKYSWKGDYDPASRIIRVDMEFERSGETFHETHVQRAHSDEEIREALHASGFASCTAYDSYSLDRPRVRSDRVHYVALMPF; encoded by the coding sequence ATGGCGAGCTTTGGGCCGATTGCGCCCCACTACGACCTTTTGATGGCCAACGTGCCCTACGACATGTGGGCCGGTTACTACCGCCTGCTCCTTACGCGGCATGAACTCGACCCCGACACCCTCCTCGATGTCTGCTGTGGAACCGGCACCTTGGCCGAACTACTGACGGAAGCCGGATACCGGGTCACCGGGTTTGATCTCAGCGCCCCCATGGTTGAGGAAGCCCGTAAAAAAGCCCTCCGGCAAGGGCTGGATATCCGCTACCACGTTGCCGACGCCACCGATTTCAACCTGGGAGAATCGTTCCAAGGCGCCTATTCATTTTTCGACAGCCTCAACTACATCACCTGTCTGGAGGGCCTGCAAGCGGCAACCCGGTGCGTCGCCGCCCACCTGGAACCCGGCGGGAGCTTTGTTTTCGACGTCAATACCCCCTATGCATTTGAACAACACATGTTCGACCAAGAAGACCAACGCAAGCGGGCCCTCATCAAGTACTCGTGGAAAGGCGATTACGACCCCGCAAGCCGGATCATCCGCGTCGACATGGAGTTCGAGCGTAGCGGCGAGACGTTCCACGAGACCCACGTCCAGCGGGCCCACTCCGATGAAGAAATCCGGGAGGCCCTCCACGCGTCTGGATTTGCATCGTGCACGGCATACGACAGCTACTCCTTGGACAGGCCCCGGGTGCGGAGCGACCGGGTGCACTATGTTGCCCTCATGCCTTTTTGA
- the pstA gene encoding phosphate ABC transporter permease PstA: MSSPAFLQPSAHTKRRRRQDRVFQFLCLFAAVAAVAILVTLITKVVADGAPRVNWHFVSEFPSRIFPKKAGILSPLAGSVAVMVLTILFVVPVGIAAAIYLQEFNYRKGPLVRFIQVNIGNLAGVPSIVFGMLGLSLFVTAMHLGKSILTGALTMGILVLPMVILVTQEALKAVPNSYREASLALGSTQWQTIQKAVLPRAMPGILTGIILAASRAIGETAPLIVVGAVGLVTFLPDSLQSRYTVLPLQILDWIGQPREDFRIAAAAAILVLMGMLIVLNSVAIFIRARYQSKV, encoded by the coding sequence ATGAGTTCGCCGGCCTTCCTTCAACCTTCGGCCCACACCAAACGGCGGCGACGGCAAGACCGGGTTTTCCAATTTCTTTGCCTTTTTGCGGCCGTTGCAGCGGTGGCCATTTTGGTGACGCTCATCACCAAAGTGGTCGCCGACGGCGCGCCCCGGGTGAATTGGCACTTCGTCTCTGAATTCCCGTCCCGCATCTTTCCGAAGAAGGCCGGGATCCTCAGCCCCCTGGCCGGTTCTGTCGCCGTGATGGTCCTCACCATTCTGTTTGTGGTTCCCGTCGGGATCGCCGCCGCCATCTACCTGCAAGAATTCAATTACCGCAAAGGGCCACTTGTCCGGTTCATCCAAGTGAACATCGGCAATCTGGCCGGGGTGCCTTCCATCGTTTTTGGGATGCTCGGCCTCTCGTTGTTCGTCACGGCCATGCATCTGGGCAAAAGCATCCTGACCGGGGCCCTCACCATGGGCATCCTTGTCTTGCCCATGGTCATTCTGGTGACACAAGAGGCTCTGAAAGCCGTCCCCAACAGTTACCGCGAAGCCTCGCTGGCCCTTGGTAGCACCCAATGGCAGACCATCCAGAAGGCCGTGCTCCCGAGGGCAATGCCCGGGATCCTGACCGGCATCATCCTTGCCGCCAGCCGAGCCATCGGCGAAACCGCACCCCTCATCGTCGTCGGGGCGGTCGGTCTAGTCACCTTCCTGCCCGACAGCTTGCAGAGCCGGTACACCGTTTTGCCCCTGCAGATCCTGGATTGGATCGGCCAGCCCCGAGAAGACTTCCGGATCGCCGCCGCCGCCGCAATCCTCGTCCTGATGGGGATGCTCATTGTGCTCAATTCGGTCGCGATTTTTATCAGGGCCCGATACCAAAGCAAGGTTTAA
- the polA gene encoding DNA polymerase I: MPDSNLVIIDGYSLLFRAFYGTRFLSTSDGKPTNALFGFVSMLFTLLESYKPHAVMVALDAPGKTFRHAEYAEYKGTRRETPAELISQLEFSRQLIEALNIPVFELTGYEADDIVGTISRLGEENGYATTIVTGDLDSLQLVDHCVSVMTTKKGVTDVVVYDPAAVVERYGFGPEFVPDYKALVGDTSDNIPGVPGIGDKSASLLIKEFGPIEEIMRRIDEVPEKFRKKIVGNEDQMVKSKWLATIIRDVPLTYDFARYRMDPEHLEAASKMLTALEFRGPLRKLEQVMAPYMNGGGPAVSTPKSSAIEISYDDDVMDYEELSNWVGTSRYALLMADASAQGSLLEENEKLAYVAVSRSVRRADPQAALELFRRDPAQAIGHETKPFYRGSKVDAPPGFDATLGAYVLQTGRSNYSLPDLAMGYLDLDSPPPTPQDQAACLYALESVMRGRIEAEGQSRVLDGIELPLVPILAQMEDRGIELDAAILQEFSADLEAEMKLIQAKAYELAGQEFNILSPKQIGEVLFDQMQLPGGKKTKTGWATGAEILQELEVEHEIAGTILQYRELAKLKSTYADSLPKMKGPDGRVHTSFNQAVAATGRLSSNEPNLQNIPIRTELGRKIRKAFVAAEGFTLGSFDYSQIELRILAHMCQDPNLVEAFQKRVDVHTVTAALMYGVPEAEVSKAQRGYAKLLNYAVLYGVTGYGLAAQLGRGFSVEDANALIKQYNERFPKVKAFTEAMVDEARSKGFTSTMCGRRRTFPDIHAGNRTTRAYAERQAMNAPIQGTAADMIKIAMIDVHKTLKGAQSRMLLQVHDELVFECASDFADYKETIKSQMEEAIPMSVPIEVDSKYGDNWMEMTPA, translated from the coding sequence ATGCCCGACTCGAATCTGGTCATTATCGACGGCTACAGCCTCTTGTTCCGGGCGTTTTACGGAACCCGGTTCCTCAGCACGAGCGACGGAAAACCGACCAACGCCCTTTTCGGGTTTGTGAGCATGCTCTTCACCCTGCTTGAAAGCTACAAACCCCACGCCGTGATGGTTGCCTTGGATGCGCCGGGCAAGACATTCCGCCATGCCGAATATGCCGAATACAAAGGCACGCGTCGGGAAACCCCGGCGGAACTCATCAGCCAGCTCGAATTTTCCCGCCAGCTAATCGAAGCGCTGAACATCCCGGTTTTCGAGCTCACCGGTTACGAGGCCGATGACATCGTCGGCACGATCAGCCGCCTTGGCGAGGAGAATGGGTATGCAACAACGATCGTCACCGGCGACTTGGACAGCTTGCAATTGGTCGACCATTGCGTCAGCGTGATGACGACGAAAAAGGGTGTGACCGATGTCGTGGTCTACGACCCGGCGGCCGTTGTGGAGCGTTATGGCTTCGGCCCGGAATTCGTTCCGGATTACAAGGCGTTGGTCGGGGACACCAGCGACAACATCCCCGGGGTACCCGGCATCGGGGACAAATCTGCGAGTCTGCTGATCAAAGAGTTCGGGCCGATCGAAGAGATCATGCGCCGGATCGACGAGGTGCCAGAAAAGTTCCGGAAGAAGATCGTCGGCAATGAAGACCAAATGGTCAAAAGCAAATGGCTGGCCACCATCATCCGGGATGTCCCCTTGACCTACGACTTTGCCCGGTACCGCATGGATCCCGAGCATTTAGAAGCGGCGTCAAAGATGCTCACGGCTCTTGAGTTCCGTGGCCCGCTGCGGAAATTAGAGCAGGTGATGGCCCCTTACATGAACGGCGGGGGCCCCGCGGTTTCAACCCCCAAATCGTCGGCAATCGAGATCAGTTACGACGACGACGTGATGGACTATGAGGAACTTTCCAACTGGGTGGGAACCTCGCGCTACGCTTTGCTAATGGCCGATGCGTCCGCGCAAGGGTCGTTGTTGGAAGAGAATGAAAAGCTGGCGTATGTCGCCGTCAGCCGCTCGGTCCGTCGCGCCGACCCGCAAGCCGCGCTGGAGTTGTTCCGCCGGGATCCTGCCCAGGCAATCGGCCATGAGACCAAACCGTTCTACCGGGGTTCAAAGGTGGATGCCCCCCCGGGGTTCGATGCGACCCTCGGAGCCTATGTTTTGCAGACTGGTCGGTCAAATTATTCGCTCCCAGATCTTGCCATGGGATATCTGGATCTCGATTCCCCTCCCCCGACGCCGCAAGACCAGGCGGCTTGCCTTTATGCATTGGAATCGGTGATGCGGGGTCGGATCGAAGCGGAAGGGCAATCGCGGGTTTTGGATGGCATCGAACTTCCGCTCGTGCCGATCTTGGCGCAGATGGAGGATCGCGGCATCGAACTGGATGCGGCGATCCTGCAGGAGTTCAGCGCCGACTTGGAAGCCGAGATGAAGCTCATCCAGGCCAAGGCTTATGAACTGGCTGGTCAAGAATTCAACATCCTCTCTCCCAAGCAAATCGGCGAGGTTCTTTTTGACCAGATGCAGCTCCCGGGAGGGAAGAAGACGAAGACCGGCTGGGCTACCGGGGCCGAGATTTTGCAAGAGCTCGAGGTTGAACATGAGATCGCCGGGACGATCCTTCAATACCGTGAACTTGCCAAGCTCAAAAGCACATATGCCGACTCGCTACCCAAGATGAAGGGCCCGGATGGCCGGGTGCATACGTCGTTCAACCAGGCAGTAGCCGCCACTGGCCGTCTCAGCTCCAACGAGCCGAACCTTCAGAACATCCCGATCCGCACGGAATTAGGCCGCAAGATCCGCAAGGCGTTTGTGGCGGCCGAGGGGTTCACGCTCGGTTCGTTCGACTATTCGCAGATCGAGCTCCGGATCCTTGCGCACATGTGCCAAGACCCCAATTTGGTTGAAGCGTTCCAAAAGCGGGTCGACGTGCACACGGTGACCGCGGCTTTGATGTACGGGGTTCCAGAAGCCGAAGTTTCTAAGGCGCAACGGGGATACGCCAAGCTGCTCAACTATGCGGTGCTTTACGGGGTAACCGGCTATGGCTTGGCGGCGCAGCTTGGGCGCGGTTTTAGTGTCGAAGATGCCAATGCCCTGATCAAGCAGTACAACGAACGGTTCCCCAAGGTCAAAGCGTTCACTGAGGCCATGGTAGATGAAGCCCGGAGCAAAGGGTTCACATCGACCATGTGCGGGCGGCGGCGTACATTCCCGGATATCCATGCCGGCAACCGGACCACAAGGGCTTATGCGGAAAGGCAGGCCATGAACGCCCCGATCCAGGGCACGGCCGCGGATATGATCAAGATCGCCATGATTGACGTCCACAAAACCCTCAAGGGAGCCCAGTCCCGAATGCTCTTGCAAGTGCACGACGAACTCGTGTTTGAGTGTGCCAGCGACTTTGCCGACTATAAAGAGACCATTAAGTCTCAAATGGAGGAGGCGATCCCGATGTCGGTTCCCATTGAGGTGGACAGCAAGTATGGCGACAACTGGATGGAGATGACCCCCGCCTAG
- a CDS encoding Gfo/Idh/MocA family oxidoreductase, giving the protein MSIRVGLVGAAHVHAPSFISSLQGNPKAEFVGIWDDQAERGEALAAQFDTHYTADLGTLLGQVDAICIASENMRHLEHLKAAVKAGRHALCEKPIAPNADHAQQIEVLADSPGLVLATAFPCPFSPNFTAAQSRVENGDIGTLLAACCTNQGRCPFGWFTDPALSGGGAMIDHVVHVADLLRRLFGPEVAHVQAQIGNGHYGQQWDDTAMVTVGFDSGAFASIDSSWNRPDAYHTWGNVKLNLVGEKGVIELDLFSQGASLTGADGMKTIGTGSNLDALMVDDFLSAILDKRPPMSTLRDGLWASQIAIKAYESVSQSGQPAAV; this is encoded by the coding sequence ATGTCGATCCGAGTCGGGCTTGTCGGTGCCGCCCACGTGCACGCCCCATCTTTCATCTCCAGCCTGCAAGGGAATCCAAAGGCCGAATTCGTCGGGATCTGGGATGACCAGGCAGAACGGGGAGAAGCCCTTGCCGCCCAATTCGACACCCACTACACGGCCGACCTCGGGACCCTGCTGGGCCAGGTGGACGCCATTTGCATCGCCAGCGAAAACATGCGCCACCTGGAGCATTTGAAGGCAGCTGTCAAAGCGGGCCGACATGCCCTGTGCGAAAAGCCGATTGCGCCCAACGCCGACCATGCCCAGCAAATCGAGGTATTGGCCGATTCCCCTGGCCTGGTTTTGGCCACCGCTTTTCCTTGCCCGTTTTCCCCCAACTTCACCGCTGCCCAATCCCGCGTGGAAAACGGGGACATTGGGACTCTGCTCGCCGCCTGTTGTACCAACCAGGGCCGGTGCCCCTTTGGCTGGTTCACGGATCCAGCGCTTAGCGGAGGCGGGGCCATGATCGACCACGTGGTGCATGTTGCAGACCTGCTCCGGCGGTTGTTCGGCCCGGAAGTCGCCCATGTCCAAGCCCAAATCGGCAACGGCCACTACGGCCAGCAATGGGACGACACGGCCATGGTGACCGTCGGTTTTGACAGCGGGGCCTTTGCTAGCATCGATTCCAGTTGGAACCGGCCGGACGCCTACCACACTTGGGGCAACGTCAAGCTCAACCTTGTCGGCGAAAAGGGCGTCATTGAACTCGACCTTTTCAGCCAAGGTGCCTCCCTCACCGGGGCCGACGGAATGAAAACCATCGGAACCGGGAGCAACCTGGACGCCCTGATGGTCGACGATTTCCTTTCAGCAATTTTGGACAAGAGGCCGCCGATGTCCACGCTCCGCGACGGACTTTGGGCATCGCAAATTGCCATCAAGGCTTACGAGTCCGTTTCCCAGAGCGGCCAACCCGCGGCGGTGTAG
- the ybeY gene encoding rRNA maturation RNase YbeY, whose protein sequence is MKNPHRVSVVNHLPKRKAAKPIREAVLAALRIFKAPAGEVTVVLSDPRELAELNQRFRGIAGTTDVLTFPAPERFSGLLGDVILNWEMAETQAKSRKVRPVDEAAMLAVHGTLHLLGFDDHSDSDRIAMVDAMNQAMRAAGLPEDSDWSSLPHGMEAPAGR, encoded by the coding sequence GTGAAGAACCCCCATCGCGTGAGCGTGGTGAACCACCTGCCCAAGCGGAAAGCCGCTAAGCCGATCCGCGAGGCCGTGCTTGCCGCACTCCGGATTTTTAAGGCGCCAGCCGGCGAAGTGACCGTGGTTTTGTCCGATCCGCGAGAACTGGCCGAGCTGAACCAGAGATTCCGAGGGATCGCTGGCACCACCGACGTGCTCACATTTCCTGCCCCCGAACGGTTCTCGGGCCTGTTGGGAGACGTCATTCTGAACTGGGAGATGGCAGAAACCCAAGCAAAATCAAGAAAGGTGCGCCCGGTGGACGAAGCGGCCATGCTGGCGGTGCACGGAACCCTGCACTTGCTGGGGTTTGACGACCATTCCGATTCCGACCGGATCGCCATGGTCGATGCCATGAACCAAGCCATGCGGGCCGCTGGATTGCCCGAGGATTCCGATTGGTCGTCGCTCCCGCACGGCATGGAGGCTCCGGCTGGCCGCTAA
- a CDS encoding HDIG domain-containing protein, which translates to MADFSIKNWTRLFAKGKSDLGKVVLQSGYRLAGAAAMAALLLLHRTWPVPAATVVGTLLLSLIGGMMLHAHFKTVEPDRAKRNKIDQLVWFTSLIAVGGLQVANLSIDPEAQSRVGFLLMAPLVAQAMLVGSLATPGIGMAGLSMSVLLLGLIGALPIDLAAGTFLAGAVAAHAVNPLKQRSDLIRAMSVQAAVQALICACMAFVMPQFTLAPWEAALWGAIAAVIATAVFWLGVAVVEKMFGITSDWTLLELGSPEHPLIRELVLRAPGTYAHSVGVANLAESAAREIDANPLLCRTMAYFHDIGKTARPGYFIENQVGDNVHDDLSPSLSAQIIAAHVTDGVDLAKKHKLPQTIVDGIEQHHGTSLITYFYHRAVEEKVLAPSQESEKKFRYPGPKPQTKEAALLHLADVVEAASRVAPRDQSLDLFVANLIEKSRADGQLDESDLTFKDLGVICESFCRTLRAVRHQRIDYPTDSPVSAIGAEFQLDHGGRESEEPPSRERGEPPAQAESR; encoded by the coding sequence ATGGCTGATTTCAGCATCAAAAATTGGACGAGACTTTTCGCAAAAGGAAAGTCAGATCTTGGCAAAGTCGTCCTTCAATCGGGCTACCGGCTGGCCGGCGCGGCCGCAATGGCCGCCCTCTTGCTGTTGCACCGCACGTGGCCGGTGCCGGCCGCAACCGTTGTGGGCACACTCCTGCTCTCGCTGATTGGCGGGATGATGCTTCACGCGCACTTTAAGACCGTTGAGCCTGACAGAGCGAAACGCAACAAAATAGACCAGTTGGTCTGGTTTACGAGCCTCATCGCCGTCGGCGGGCTCCAAGTGGCCAACCTTTCGATCGACCCCGAAGCACAAAGCCGGGTTGGCTTCCTGCTCATGGCCCCGTTGGTCGCCCAGGCAATGCTGGTGGGCTCGCTGGCGACGCCGGGAATCGGCATGGCCGGCCTGAGCATGAGCGTCCTGCTTTTGGGGCTGATCGGTGCCTTGCCAATCGACCTGGCGGCGGGGACCTTCCTCGCGGGGGCGGTCGCCGCCCACGCCGTGAACCCGCTGAAGCAGCGGAGCGACTTGATTAGGGCCATGAGCGTGCAAGCCGCCGTACAAGCCCTGATTTGCGCCTGCATGGCATTTGTGATGCCCCAATTCACGCTGGCCCCGTGGGAGGCCGCCCTTTGGGGAGCTATCGCCGCCGTCATCGCCACTGCCGTGTTTTGGTTGGGTGTCGCCGTCGTGGAAAAGATGTTCGGCATCACCAGCGACTGGACTTTGCTCGAGCTCGGCTCACCCGAGCATCCCCTCATCCGGGAACTCGTTTTGCGGGCACCCGGAACCTATGCCCACAGCGTCGGGGTGGCGAATTTGGCCGAATCGGCCGCCCGCGAGATCGACGCCAACCCATTGCTTTGCCGCACCATGGCCTACTTCCACGACATCGGAAAAACGGCAAGGCCCGGCTATTTCATCGAAAACCAGGTCGGAGATAATGTCCACGACGACCTTTCGCCTTCCCTCAGCGCCCAAATCATCGCCGCCCATGTCACCGATGGGGTTGACCTGGCCAAAAAGCACAAACTCCCCCAAACCATCGTCGACGGGATCGAGCAGCACCACGGCACCAGCCTGATCACCTATTTTTACCACCGGGCGGTAGAGGAGAAAGTGCTGGCACCCAGCCAAGAATCTGAAAAGAAGTTCCGCTACCCTGGCCCCAAGCCCCAAACCAAAGAAGCGGCCCTTTTGCATTTGGCCGACGTGGTTGAAGCGGCCAGCCGGGTTGCGCCGCGCGACCAAAGCCTTGACCTGTTTGTGGCTAACCTCATCGAGAAATCCCGGGCCGATGGGCAGCTCGACGAATCCGACCTAACCTTTAAAGACCTCGGGGTCATCTGCGAATCGTTCTGCCGGACACTCCGGGCCGTGCGCCACCAGCGCATCGATTACCCGACCGACTCCCCTGTGAGCGCCATCGGCGCCGAATTTCAACTCGACCATGGAGGCCGAGAAAGTGAAGAACCCCCATCGCGTGAGCGTGGTGAACCACCTGCCCAAGCGGAAAGCCGCTAA
- a CDS encoding quinone-dependent dihydroorotate dehydrogenase, translated as MKAGLYENVLRPALFRLDAERVHRLGMHAVAKGWVKGDQFHHPSLEKEVSGIKFPNPVGLAAGFDKDGEAIDRWADFGFGFVEIGTVTRNAQPGNPKPRLFRIPGQKAIVNRMGFNNSGADALLARLQQSQPRIPLGINIGKGKATPLEQAAEDYAYSFKLLREHGNYFAVNVSSPNTEGLRSLQDRDALSKILWRLKEIDDQKPIFVKVAPDLDLAGLDEVLEAADDFGLAGLIATNTTTARDMLPADPGIQGGLSGAPLKGKALAALKHLKQNAPEGLALIGVGGIMDPEGAAERMEAGADLVQIYSGWVYGSVALPAQICRRLAAKGLPGDVQ; from the coding sequence ATGAAGGCGGGCCTTTACGAAAACGTCCTGCGTCCGGCGCTCTTCCGCCTCGATGCGGAACGGGTTCACCGACTGGGCATGCATGCGGTGGCCAAAGGATGGGTCAAGGGTGACCAGTTCCACCACCCAAGCCTCGAAAAGGAAGTCTCCGGAATCAAGTTCCCCAACCCGGTCGGGCTCGCCGCCGGGTTCGACAAAGATGGCGAGGCGATTGACCGGTGGGCCGATTTCGGCTTCGGGTTTGTGGAAATCGGAACCGTCACGAGGAACGCCCAACCCGGTAACCCCAAACCTCGGCTTTTTAGAATACCTGGTCAAAAAGCCATCGTCAACCGCATGGGCTTTAATAACAGTGGCGCGGACGCCCTGCTCGCCCGGCTCCAGCAATCGCAACCCAGGATCCCGCTCGGGATCAACATCGGCAAGGGCAAGGCGACACCTCTGGAGCAAGCGGCCGAGGACTACGCCTATTCTTTCAAGCTTTTGCGGGAGCACGGCAACTACTTCGCTGTCAATGTCAGTTCGCCCAACACCGAAGGGCTGCGCTCCCTCCAGGATCGTGACGCCCTCAGCAAGATCCTTTGGCGGCTCAAGGAGATCGACGACCAAAAACCGATCTTCGTCAAGGTTGCCCCCGATTTGGATTTGGCTGGTTTGGACGAGGTGCTTGAAGCGGCTGATGACTTTGGGCTTGCGGGCCTGATCGCAACCAATACGACAACCGCCCGGGACATGCTACCGGCCGACCCGGGGATTCAAGGCGGGCTATCGGGGGCGCCCTTGAAAGGGAAGGCCCTTGCCGCCCTGAAGCACCTGAAGCAAAACGCCCCAGAAGGGCTGGCGCTGATCGGCGTCGGCGGGATTATGGATCCGGAAGGAGCCGCGGAACGTATGGAGGCCGGTGCGGATTTGGTTCAGATTTATTCAGGTTGGGTTTATGGCTCGGTTGCCCTCCCGGCGCAAATCTGCCGGCGCCTTGCGGCCAAAGGCTTGCCGGGCGACGTACAATAG
- a CDS encoding ChaN family lipoprotein, whose product MPVWMALLLAAQHAAPAQDAPDAYNLPIGRGGTVMAQMGFTDTRTGKAVTADDIAAACDGVQYLLVGESHATPSHHKTQADLMRALAKRGRHVSVGLEMFTRDHQLYINGLSYGTKTIEEFETASDWKTQWGHSYAAYRPVMEAVRDLHLPMVALNVPRAWVSQASKQGYDSFDEMQRKWVPMLDLTNKDHEMVFDALLGGHPPAMGGVNIYAGQVTWDTGMAKTALDWRRSWPGSKNIMVIMAGAGHVMYGQGIAYRMMQLEGAKSLCVVCVHDDPRPVRRGLADYAFVGELPPAPTGGGTRQ is encoded by the coding sequence ATGCCCGTTTGGATGGCCCTTCTCTTGGCGGCCCAACACGCCGCCCCCGCCCAAGACGCCCCCGACGCCTACAACTTGCCGATTGGCAGGGGCGGCACGGTGATGGCCCAGATGGGTTTCACCGACACCCGCACGGGAAAAGCGGTCACCGCAGACGACATCGCCGCCGCCTGCGATGGAGTCCAATACCTTTTGGTCGGTGAGAGCCACGCCACGCCGAGCCACCACAAAACCCAAGCCGACTTGATGCGCGCCCTCGCCAAGCGGGGCCGTCATGTCTCAGTCGGGTTGGAGATGTTTACCCGTGACCATCAACTCTACATCAACGGATTGAGCTATGGCACTAAGACGATCGAGGAGTTCGAAACCGCATCGGATTGGAAAACGCAATGGGGCCACAGCTATGCGGCCTACCGACCCGTCATGGAAGCGGTCCGCGACCTGCACTTGCCGATGGTCGCGCTCAACGTTCCACGGGCGTGGGTCAGCCAAGCCTCCAAGCAAGGTTACGATTCGTTCGACGAAATGCAGCGCAAATGGGTGCCGATGCTCGACCTGACCAACAAAGACCATGAAATGGTGTTCGACGCCTTGCTGGGGGGGCACCCGCCGGCCATGGGCGGGGTGAACATCTACGCGGGCCAGGTCACCTGGGACACCGGGATGGCCAAAACGGCCTTGGATTGGCGGCGGTCTTGGCCCGGATCCAAGAACATCATGGTCATCATGGCCGGGGCCGGCCACGTGATGTACGGCCAAGGAATCGCCTATCGGATGATGCAACTGGAAGGGGCAAAAAGCCTCTGCGTCGTGTGTGTTCACGACGACCCCCGTCCAGTCCGCCGGGGATTGGCCGACTATGCGTTTGTCGGGGAACTGCCTCCTGCCCCAACCGGAGGGGGGACCCGCCAGTGA
- the rpsU gene encoding 30S ribosomal protein S21, with amino-acid sequence MIYISVHQSESIDQALKRFNLKIQQSGLLRELKDHSHYEKPSEKRRKAQRRRPQRG; translated from the coding sequence ATGATCTACATCAGCGTCCACCAAAGCGAATCGATCGACCAAGCGCTCAAGCGGTTCAACCTAAAAATCCAACAATCCGGGTTGCTGCGCGAACTCAAAGACCACTCGCACTACGAAAAACCAAGCGAAAAGCGCCGGAAAGCCCAACGCCGACGCCCCCAACGCGGCTAA
- a CDS encoding ABC transporter permease encodes MAQAVGGVERILRTPALRWLYEALTFVGEVTVLAWQGFARIFHRPFELKETLNQMAFVGVSSVPIIALTTFSSGAVIALYSANLLQDYGASGLAGGTVALSVTRELAPVLVGIMVAARCGSAMAAQIATMAVTEQIDALKSLRVSPVSYLVVPRLIACLTMLPVLAVVGMYAGIAGGYLVAVPVAGIPHGLFIHSLQQFTTMHDVGGGILKTVVFGLIVALVACQQGLRTEGGAVGVGHATTRTVVLTMVLIYVANYFLTAALYS; translated from the coding sequence ATGGCGCAGGCGGTTGGCGGGGTCGAACGCATCCTCAGAACCCCGGCCCTACGCTGGCTTTATGAGGCGTTGACCTTTGTCGGTGAGGTCACGGTCCTAGCTTGGCAGGGTTTTGCCCGCATCTTCCACCGACCTTTTGAACTGAAAGAAACCCTGAACCAAATGGCGTTCGTTGGGGTTTCCTCCGTGCCAATCATCGCGCTGACGACGTTCAGTTCCGGCGCGGTGATCGCTCTCTATTCGGCAAACCTGTTGCAAGACTACGGGGCCTCGGGCTTGGCGGGCGGGACTGTTGCCCTGAGCGTCACCCGCGAACTGGCCCCCGTGCTGGTGGGGATTATGGTGGCAGCGCGCTGCGGCTCGGCGATGGCCGCCCAAATCGCCACGATGGCGGTGACGGAGCAAATCGACGCCCTGAAATCGTTGAGGGTCTCACCGGTCAGCTACCTGGTCGTGCCGCGTCTAATCGCCTGCCTGACGATGCTGCCTGTTTTGGCGGTGGTGGGGATGTACGCCGGAATTGCCGGAGGCTATCTGGTCGCCGTCCCCGTCGCCGGGATCCCGCACGGGCTGTTCATCCACAGCCTCCAGCAGTTCACCACGATGCACGATGTCGGCGGCGGGATCCTAAAAACGGTGGTTTTTGGGCTGATCGTCGCGTTGGTCGCATGCCAGCAGGGGCTTCGGACGGAAGGCGGGGCGGTCGGTGTGGGGCACGCGACAACGCGGACGGTTGTCCTCACGATGGTGTTGATTTATGTAGCCAACTATTTTTTGACCGCCGCCCTCTATTCGTGA